The SAR324 cluster bacterium genome has a segment encoding these proteins:
- a CDS encoding M20 family metallo-hydrolase: protein MLKINGARLWDSLMEMAKIGVTPEGGVTRVAVSEEDRLGRDLLRKWATPLVEDFHFDEVGNMFFVRHGLQPESPMILTGSHLDTQIHGGRFDGAFGVMAGLEVLRTLSEEDIRLPYGIGLVAWTNEEEARYCPAMGSAVFVGKQDLQSALDCVGLNGKVFGEELKKIGYLGRALELNISAYLEAHIEQGPVLENEKIQIGVVSSAQGQIAMNAEIIGEAGHSGTVPMRLRKDALVCAIAVINSCRNLVVEEGNGVFTVGAFKLEPNSRTTIPDKISFGIDLRHPDADSLKNLQNLIKNKIKEKVAEHCCQERIEDLFHKEPVVFTDSCVESVQSASDQLGYSSLAMPSGAFHDACLLASQVPTGMIFVPSQKGVSHNPTEYSSPEQLEKGANVLLHALLNLAEKGVPLS from the coding sequence ATGCTCAAAATCAATGGAGCCCGACTCTGGGATAGCTTGATGGAAATGGCAAAAATTGGGGTGACTCCAGAGGGAGGAGTCACCAGGGTGGCGGTCAGTGAAGAGGATCGGCTTGGTCGGGATTTGCTCAGAAAGTGGGCAACTCCACTTGTCGAAGATTTCCACTTTGATGAAGTAGGTAACATGTTTTTCGTTCGTCATGGGCTGCAACCAGAATCTCCAATGATCCTGACAGGGAGCCATCTAGACACACAAATACATGGCGGTCGATTTGACGGTGCTTTTGGTGTGATGGCTGGCTTGGAAGTCCTAAGAACTCTATCTGAAGAGGATATCCGATTGCCATATGGAATTGGCTTAGTAGCCTGGACAAATGAGGAGGAAGCTCGTTACTGCCCCGCCATGGGCTCAGCAGTTTTTGTTGGCAAGCAAGACCTGCAATCAGCATTGGATTGTGTTGGACTCAACGGGAAGGTCTTTGGTGAGGAACTGAAGAAAATTGGTTATCTTGGCAGAGCACTAGAATTAAATATTTCAGCTTACTTGGAGGCCCATATTGAGCAAGGGCCAGTACTTGAGAATGAAAAGATCCAAATTGGCGTAGTCTCTAGCGCACAGGGTCAAATCGCTATGAATGCTGAAATTATTGGAGAGGCTGGCCACTCGGGAACTGTTCCTATGAGATTACGCAAAGACGCCTTGGTTTGTGCGATTGCTGTGATCAATTCCTGTCGAAATCTTGTCGTCGAGGAGGGGAATGGGGTCTTTACTGTTGGAGCCTTCAAACTTGAGCCGAATTCAAGGACCACAATTCCAGATAAAATTTCTTTTGGGATTGATTTGCGTCACCCAGACGCAGATTCACTCAAAAATTTGCAGAATTTAATAAAGAATAAAATTAAAGAGAAGGTGGCAGAACATTGCTGTCAGGAAAGAATTGAAGATCTTTTTCACAAAGAACCGGTTGTCTTTACCGATTCATGTGTCGAAAGTGTTCAATCTGCGAGTGATCAACTGGGATATAGCTCTCTTGCGATGCCATCAGGTGCGTTCCATGATGCATGTCTACTGGCTAGCCAGGTCCCCACTGGAATGATTTTTGTGCCAAGTCAAAAAGGAGTAAGCCATAATCCCACGGAGTATTCCTCTCCTGAACAGCTAGAAAAAGGCGCGAATGTGTTGCTTCACGC
- a CDS encoding osmoprotectant NAGGN system M42 family peptidase, protein MPLSIKCCGLKNSNTFLVETLRSLTSIPSPSGRTEQIAGWTLKLLQSWGFSPEQTRRGTIKLKLPGKDTSQARALTAHLDTLGAMVQHLKDNGRCALAPVGTWSSHFAEGARVTLHTDEHEYRGTILPLLASGHAFNEKVDQQPVNWEQVELRIDEYCNSFQELENLGVQPGDFVSIDTGTEVLENGYIFSRHLDDKAGVAALLNALRLIHEEGHQLPCTSYLILTVREEIGDGGSAVLSPDVWELVTIDNGVQAGTQHSREFGVTLAMGDKTGPFDRRLVLHLDRLCKENQLSHQRDLFKHYRSDLAAVVEAGFDVRTVLIVIGLDGSHGHERTHLDAIRTASELANLYLRSPLLD, encoded by the coding sequence TTGCCACTATCCATTAAGTGTTGTGGCTTGAAGAATTCAAATACTTTCCTCGTTGAGACCCTGAGAAGTCTGACCAGTATCCCAAGCCCTAGCGGACGAACAGAGCAAATTGCTGGCTGGACGCTGAAACTACTTCAATCATGGGGCTTTTCACCCGAACAAACACGTCGTGGAACAATCAAGCTTAAGCTACCGGGTAAAGACACTAGTCAAGCACGAGCTTTAACAGCTCACCTGGATACACTTGGAGCGATGGTGCAGCATCTCAAAGACAATGGCCGATGTGCACTGGCGCCTGTTGGAACTTGGTCCAGCCACTTCGCAGAGGGCGCCAGAGTGACCCTCCACACCGATGAACATGAATATCGAGGGACGATCTTACCACTCTTGGCTTCAGGCCATGCCTTTAATGAAAAAGTGGATCAGCAACCTGTCAACTGGGAACAAGTAGAGCTACGAATCGATGAGTACTGCAATAGTTTTCAGGAATTGGAAAATCTAGGTGTTCAACCAGGTGATTTTGTCTCTATTGATACAGGCACCGAGGTTTTAGAAAATGGGTACATCTTCTCAAGGCATTTGGATGACAAAGCCGGAGTGGCGGCTCTACTGAACGCTCTAAGACTGATTCACGAGGAGGGTCATCAACTTCCTTGTACATCGTATCTGATTTTGACAGTGCGCGAAGAAATTGGAGATGGAGGATCCGCTGTTCTTTCTCCGGACGTCTGGGAACTGGTAACAATTGACAATGGAGTTCAGGCTGGCACTCAGCATTCCAGAGAGTTTGGAGTAACCTTAGCGATGGGGGACAAGACGGGGCCATTTGATCGAAGACTTGTCTTACATCTCGACCGACTTTGCAAAGAGAACCAACTGTCTCATCAGCGAGATTTATTCAAACACTATCGTTCTGACCTAGCAGCAGTAGTAGAAGCAGGTTTTGACGTTCGAACTGTTCTGATTGTGATCGGATTGGATGGAAGTCATGGTCATGAACGGACTCATCTTGATGCAATTCGTACTGCTTCTGAACTCGCTAATCTTTATTTACGTTCCCCACTTCTGGACTAG
- a CDS encoding ATP-binding cassette domain-containing protein: protein MPEHLLQFDRVTKEFDLRKNWFGKTSKRFRAVNEVTWQVEPGTALGIVGESGCGKSTMARMAVGLELPTSGEIRFAGKTLGKWLKEEAMMLRRSVQMVFQDPSASLNPRQRIREILELQLKRLTDFRAEQRMQRMEEVLEQVQLLLATLERYPHEFSGGQAQRISIARALISKPKLLLLDEPVSALDVSVQAQILLLLEEMRKELGVTYVFISHDLAVVEQLCPSVLVMYAGSIVESGPTNQLFQQRRHPYTDLLIRSVPMPGKSLELKSEEMADLKNPQGCAFRNRCPKANHQCSQDPILKEVSGSIGGHECACHYPLSVVA, encoded by the coding sequence ATGCCTGAGCATCTTTTGCAATTTGATCGCGTTACGAAAGAGTTTGACCTACGTAAGAACTGGTTTGGCAAAACGTCGAAGAGATTTCGGGCGGTTAATGAGGTGACGTGGCAGGTCGAGCCAGGAACAGCTCTGGGAATCGTGGGAGAGTCAGGTTGTGGTAAGTCAACAATGGCACGCATGGCAGTTGGACTTGAGTTGCCCACTTCTGGAGAGATCCGCTTCGCAGGAAAAACGTTGGGCAAGTGGTTGAAGGAAGAAGCCATGATGCTACGACGATCTGTGCAGATGGTTTTTCAGGATCCTTCAGCGTCCCTGAATCCAAGGCAACGCATCCGAGAAATTCTGGAACTGCAACTTAAACGGTTGACAGATTTCAGGGCAGAGCAGCGAATGCAGCGAATGGAAGAGGTTTTGGAACAGGTACAACTTCTCTTGGCAACGCTTGAACGATATCCTCATGAATTTTCTGGGGGACAGGCCCAAAGAATCAGCATTGCTCGTGCGCTGATTTCAAAGCCAAAACTCTTGTTGCTTGATGAACCAGTTTCTGCGTTGGATGTTTCTGTCCAAGCACAAATTCTCTTGTTGCTGGAAGAGATGCGAAAGGAGTTGGGGGTTACCTACGTTTTCATCAGTCATGATCTGGCCGTCGTCGAACAGCTTTGTCCAAGTGTATTGGTCATGTACGCCGGTTCGATTGTTGAAAGTGGCCCAACCAACCAGCTTTTTCAGCAACGTAGACACCCCTACACGGATTTGCTGATCAGAAGTGTTCCCATGCCTGGAAAATCTCTGGAATTGAAAAGCGAGGAGATGGCGGATTTGAAAAATCCTCAAGGCTGTGCTTTCCGTAATCGCTGCCCAAAAGCTAATCACCAATGTTCACAGGATCCAATATTGAAAGAAGTTTCGGGCTCCATTGGAGGACATGAGTGTGCTTGCCACTATCCATTAAGTGTTGTGGCTTGA